The following proteins are encoded in a genomic region of Deltaproteobacteria bacterium:
- a CDS encoding SMP-30/gluconolactonase/LRE family protein — MVFYDRLMRFRYDFLPVHLIGEVLTKRWVDNFIPFLVLIAVVTTLGTIIPDFFTTGSLVDTARQLGEFGIIVIAMMVVMVSGGIDLSVASTFALVNISALGLTSLAGLPIGLVFLMSLLIGALVGLVNGLLIGYMRLRAFLTTLVTLVILRSIVDLLYLRYATDIAVKFPDSPVWDALGAGTFLEIPASFWALVIVGVGVHLVISRMKPGWRIMAIGGARRSAYNVGISVKRDICLTYVASGILVALAGFMYATRLCSVGSDTGVGLELMVLTAAVVGGNSLGGGRGSAAKAVMGAVTVLLLTNGLIRLGLQSGGTQVFLGIMLLFAVIVDIRFVKNRYKILTKVYVSPTFFPLPEAPSVEVGSASPYAANNRLQDVELIGLGEIDGPEDIILDENDDLFTGNRIGDIIRFKAPDYKQHEIFAHCGGRPLGLAFDRNGNILVCIGGMGLYSIGKDRQIAKLTDETNRTPWSIIDDSRLSLADDLDVAPDGRVFFSEATKRYEMNDWPVDCLESRGNGRILCYDPSTKRTKTLIRNLVFPNGICMAHDNNSFFFAETWGCRVSRFWLNGPKAGKVESILPNIPGYPDNINRASDGNYWLALVGMRTPSLDLAMELPGFRKRMSRRVAGDEWLFPNINTGCVIKFNNRGKVLESFWDRGENHPMVTSMREHRGYLYLGGLHNNRIGRIRIPGADTSWTGMKSYWGNRS, encoded by the coding sequence ATGGTTTTTTACGATAGATTGATGAGGTTTCGCTATGATTTCCTCCCGGTGCATCTTATAGGTGAGGTCCTGACGAAGCGTTGGGTTGATAATTTCATTCCTTTTCTGGTCTTAATTGCTGTTGTTACAACATTAGGTACAATCATCCCCGACTTTTTTACGACAGGCAGTCTTGTCGACACCGCTCGGCAATTAGGTGAGTTTGGCATAATAGTAATTGCCATGATGGTTGTCATGGTTTCTGGCGGCATTGATCTTAGCGTTGCTTCCACATTCGCGTTAGTAAATATATCCGCACTAGGACTAACATCTCTTGCGGGTTTGCCGATAGGCCTCGTGTTTTTAATGTCTCTCTTGATCGGGGCGCTCGTCGGCCTGGTCAATGGTTTATTGATTGGCTATATGCGGCTTCGCGCTTTCCTTACAACGCTTGTCACTCTCGTCATCCTCAGGTCAATAGTAGACTTATTGTATTTGCGTTATGCTACCGACATCGCGGTTAAATTTCCGGACTCGCCCGTATGGGATGCCCTCGGAGCAGGGACTTTCCTGGAAATTCCTGCTAGTTTTTGGGCGCTTGTGATTGTCGGTGTCGGCGTACATTTAGTTATTAGCCGTATGAAGCCCGGCTGGCGTATTATGGCGATAGGCGGCGCACGTCGCTCAGCCTATAACGTTGGAATTTCGGTCAAACGTGACATTTGTCTGACTTACGTTGCATCAGGCATTTTGGTCGCTCTGGCAGGCTTCATGTATGCAACGAGGCTATGTAGCGTAGGTTCCGACACAGGCGTGGGACTTGAACTCATGGTGCTTACTGCTGCCGTGGTCGGCGGGAACAGTTTAGGCGGAGGCAGAGGTTCGGCGGCAAAGGCAGTTATGGGCGCCGTTACAGTCCTTCTTCTAACTAACGGCTTGATTCGCCTTGGACTGCAGAGTGGTGGCACTCAAGTATTTCTGGGGATAATGCTTCTATTTGCAGTAATTGTTGACATTAGGTTTGTTAAAAACCGTTATAAGATATTAACTAAAGTCTATGTTTCTCCAACCTTTTTCCCTCTTCCTGAGGCTCCAAGCGTGGAGGTAGGATCGGCATCCCCCTATGCAGCGAATAATCGTCTCCAGGATGTCGAGTTGATAGGACTTGGCGAAATCGATGGACCGGAAGACATTATCCTCGACGAGAATGACGACCTTTTTACAGGTAACAGAATAGGGGATATTATTCGTTTCAAGGCCCCCGATTATAAACAACACGAGATATTTGCTCATTGCGGCGGCAGGCCCTTGGGGCTGGCATTTGATAGAAATGGCAATATTTTGGTTTGCATCGGCGGGATGGGACTGTACAGCATCGGTAAAGACAGACAAATAGCCAAATTGACGGATGAAACCAACCGGACCCCTTGGTCGATAATCGACGATTCCCGTTTGAGTCTTGCCGATGATTTGGATGTGGCGCCTGATGGAAGGGTATTCTTCAGCGAAGCAACAAAGCGTTATGAAATGAACGATTGGCCAGTGGATTGTCTGGAGAGCAGGGGAAACGGCCGCATTCTTTGCTATGATCCTTCCACAAAGAGAACGAAAACGCTTATTAGGAACCTTGTGTTTCCGAATGGTATATGTATGGCTCATGATAATAATTCATTTTTCTTTGCGGAAACATGGGGATGCCGTGTCAGCCGCTTTTGGCTAAACGGCCCGAAGGCCGGAAAGGTTGAAAGTATTTTGCCAAATATACCCGGCTATCCTGATAATATCAATCGAGCCTCCGACGGTAACTACTGGCTGGCGCTTGTCGGTATGAGAACACCGTCACTTGATCTGGCGATGGAACTGCCCGGTTTCCGTAAGCGAATGTCGCGAAGAGTAGCCGGTGATGAATGGTTGTTCCCGAACATTAACACAGGTTGTGTGATAAAGTTCAACAATCGCGGTAAAGTGCTCGAATCATTTTGGGATCGCGGAGAGAATCATCCGATGGTCACGTCAATGCGCGAGCATCGGGGGTACTTATATCTCGGCGGGCTTCATAACAATCGCATTGGTCGGATCCGTATTCCGGGAGCGGATACCTCTTGGACGGGAATGAAATCATATTGGGGAAACCGTTCATGA
- a CDS encoding AMP-binding protein: MRTTKYTIPIRDLKDIESLEKQRYDELVTAKSVYDLFTATATLFPDRPGLTVLPSGNLDYAAHSRSNLGLLHEITRVANMMYDMITRNDGVVAIISPTYDQIPSTIWGSQTAGIVSSINYLLSPDVIVDLLRAENAEILVVPGPNTDANIWRKAQAVIAQADMIEKIFVLGGVPVKDGRMYDFDETVKKYPTDRLTFSREIGRNTVAALFHTGGTTGTPKLVQLTHRNQIHGAWAFAQMWGIDETDVILNCLPMFHVGGTISLGLSGMAAGAHEVILSPYGLRNLDIVGNYWRIAARYKATIVGGVPTAIVAISDVPVGDADISSVRMGFTGGALCPVPVGERFEKKINGTLYEQYGMTETGAMISSNPFMGKRILGSAGLRIPFSDLMIARQKAIEKEIVAKCDVGEIGAVLVRGPQVFPGYKDPQQNAGALLEDGWLVTGDLGYMNAENRLFLTGREKDLIIRSGHNIDPAAIEEIANAHPSVTMSAAVGMPDQYAGEVPILFVVRAPGKDLDIVKFEKYMAEHITEPPAKPKKIFEVTELPTTTVGKIFKPRLRELAVQEKIRQLLSEYIDMRTVTEVTTNTLQTGKTDANVVINLGKKVTNRQEIEAAILSAFADLPINLRIIWN, encoded by the coding sequence ATGAGAACAACGAAGTACACTATACCAATAAGAGACCTTAAGGATATCGAATCCCTTGAAAAGCAACGCTATGACGAATTGGTCACAGCGAAGAGTGTCTATGATCTTTTCACTGCCACTGCCACACTATTTCCTGACAGACCAGGTTTAACGGTTCTACCTTCAGGAAATTTAGATTATGCCGCCCACAGCCGCAGCAATTTAGGACTATTACACGAAATTACACGTGTGGCTAACATGATGTACGATATGATCACGCGGAATGACGGTGTTGTCGCCATTATTTCGCCGACTTATGACCAAATCCCGTCCACGATTTGGGGTTCTCAGACGGCAGGTATTGTGAGCAGCATCAACTATCTTCTTAGCCCCGATGTAATTGTCGACTTGTTGCGCGCGGAAAATGCGGAAATCCTCGTCGTTCCCGGTCCAAATACAGATGCAAACATTTGGAGAAAGGCCCAGGCAGTTATAGCCCAAGCGGATATGATCGAGAAAATATTCGTTCTCGGCGGTGTCCCGGTAAAAGATGGCAGGATGTATGACTTTGATGAAACAGTCAAGAAATATCCCACTGACCGCTTAACTTTTTCCAGGGAAATTGGCAGAAATACGGTTGCCGCGTTATTTCACACCGGTGGTACGACAGGGACTCCAAAACTTGTGCAATTGACCCATAGGAACCAGATACATGGTGCCTGGGCGTTTGCGCAAATGTGGGGTATCGATGAAACGGATGTGATCTTGAATTGTTTACCGATGTTTCATGTCGGAGGGACGATATCACTGGGTTTGTCCGGAATGGCCGCTGGTGCACACGAAGTAATTTTGTCACCCTATGGCTTAAGAAACCTGGATATAGTTGGCAACTATTGGCGGATTGCTGCCCGGTATAAAGCGACAATCGTCGGTGGCGTACCAACGGCAATTGTTGCCATTTCCGATGTTCCGGTTGGAGATGCTGATATTTCTTCAGTGCGAATGGGGTTTACGGGTGGCGCCCTATGCCCGGTACCTGTCGGTGAACGGTTTGAAAAGAAGATAAACGGGACTCTTTATGAACAATACGGGATGACGGAGACGGGGGCAATGATCTCAAGTAACCCTTTCATGGGGAAAAGGATTCTTGGATCGGCCGGCTTAAGGATTCCTTTTTCTGATCTCATGATTGCCAGACAGAAGGCAATTGAAAAAGAAATTGTGGCGAAGTGCGATGTCGGAGAGATAGGAGCCGTGTTGGTTCGCGGGCCACAAGTATTTCCGGGATACAAAGACCCGCAGCAAAATGCCGGGGCTTTGTTAGAAGATGGCTGGTTGGTAACCGGCGATTTAGGATACATGAATGCTGAGAATAGGCTGTTTTTAACTGGTCGGGAGAAAGATCTTATTATTCGTAGTGGTCACAATATTGATCCGGCCGCTATTGAAGAAATTGCTAATGCCCATCCATCGGTAACTATGAGTGCTGCTGTGGGTATGCCTGATCAGTATGCTGGGGAGGTGCCAATTCTTTTTGTTGTTAGAGCGCCCGGGAAAGACCTTGATATTGTGAAGTTCGAAAAATATATGGCCGAACATATCACCGAACCGCCCGCCAAACCTAAAAAGATCTTTGAAGTGACGGAGCTGCCAACGACAACTGTCGGCAAAATATTCAAACCCCGCCTCCGCGAATTGGCGGTACAGGAAAAGATTCGTCAGCTTCTTTCCGAATACATAGATATGCGGACTGTTACGGAAGTCACTACGAACACTCTCCAAACTGGAAAGACCGATGCCAACGTCGTCATTAATCTGGGTAAGAAAGTAACAAATAGACAAGAGATAGAGGCTGCAATACTTAGTGCCTTCGCCGACTTACCTATCAACCTCAGGATAATTTGGAATTAA
- a CDS encoding ABC transporter permease gives MKVSFLHHLTQDKIVIGIAAALFIVFSVTLERFFVADNLFTLVRNVSALGILATAMAVVVVGRGIDLSIVSTMAMSTAWAFYLAGNGFPIEVALIIGLGFALLVGLVNGLIIAYAEIPAIFCTLAMGIFVFGIVRLKLIDFEVVYMPANGSTIAWMGTKYVFGIIPMPVIFFMVVLALTALFLKFTRPGQQIYSIGDNLEASRILGIPVRPIIVLQYTLSALISYISGIISAVTVASVNTRQVTGTLIYDVLLVVVIGGISLSGGRGGIRNVVVGTLLIGILWNGMTIMDIQYTLQNVIKSCILLIAIIIDSLMNPRDEQTEQQGDI, from the coding sequence ATGAAAGTATCCTTTCTTCATCATCTCACCCAGGACAAAATTGTGATTGGGATTGCGGCGGCGCTTTTTATCGTATTCTCCGTTACCCTTGAGCGCTTTTTTGTAGCCGACAATTTGTTTACACTTGTCCGAAATGTCTCCGCACTGGGAATTCTCGCCACAGCAATGGCCGTTGTCGTTGTTGGTCGCGGGATTGATCTTTCGATCGTTTCCACTATGGCGATGTCTACTGCCTGGGCCTTTTATCTTGCCGGTAACGGTTTTCCTATCGAGGTCGCTCTGATTATTGGGCTGGGTTTTGCGCTTTTGGTCGGCTTGGTAAATGGCTTGATAATTGCTTACGCCGAAATCCCGGCGATCTTCTGCACGCTGGCAATGGGAATCTTTGTTTTTGGGATCGTACGGCTCAAATTAATTGATTTCGAAGTTGTTTATATGCCGGCGAATGGTTCAACAATTGCCTGGATGGGAACTAAATATGTTTTCGGCATTATACCCATGCCGGTGATATTTTTTATGGTGGTCCTGGCGTTAACGGCTCTTTTCCTGAAATTCACGAGGCCAGGTCAACAAATCTACTCGATCGGTGATAACCTTGAGGCATCTCGTATACTCGGAATACCGGTTCGCCCAATAATTGTTTTACAGTACACGTTGTCTGCTCTTATTTCTTACATTTCGGGAATTATTTCCGCCGTGACCGTGGCTTCCGTCAATACACGCCAGGTTACCGGCACATTAATATATGACGTGCTTCTGGTTGTTGTGATTGGTGGTATAAGTCTTTCGGGAGGGCGAGGTGGCATTCGCAATGTTGTTGTCGGAACGCTCCTGATCGGAATTCTCTGGAATGGCATGACCATCATGGATATTCAATACACCCTGCAAAATGTTATTAAAAGCTGCATTCTGCTGATTGCCATCATCATAGACAGCTTAATGAATCCCCGCGATGAGCAAACCGAGCAGCAGGGAGATATCTAG
- a CDS encoding sugar ABC transporter ATP-binding protein yields MAVILQMRNIAKEYKGVQVLKNVDFDLKEKEIHALVGENGAGKSTLTKILAGAVTPTKGKIVLDGKSIKINHPRDGVAHGIAMVFQETSLVPSLTVAQNLFLGKEKAFNRLRTIYIAAQQFLQSLNFSVDPSVAVARLGAAQKQMVEIARAVYYNARIIIFDEPTAPLTPEEKHHFFSLLNRLREAGVATIFITHVLEEALQSADRITVLRDGEIVVTDAASNFSRDRIVQAMVGRPLGGELYDVSAKGRKRRKAGRKVLSVQNLSMQNIVRNTSFSVFAGQITGIFGLVGSGRTETAKIISGVVKRDLVHGGEVKLEGRSVRYKVPKPAVKDGIIYVTEDRKSEGFFETMSIARNIYIAAMTAGLTKKFVVNMSEMRKLAEHWTKTLNIKATDSNARVIELSGGNQQKVVIAKALAQRPKLIFFDEPTRGVDVGAITEIHQIINKLADDGLPIVVISSYLPEILHLSDRILVARQGRIVEEFNAADATETMIMYAAVH; encoded by the coding sequence ATGGCGGTAATTCTCCAAATGCGGAATATTGCCAAGGAATACAAGGGAGTTCAGGTCCTCAAGAATGTGGATTTTGACTTAAAAGAAAAGGAAATCCATGCCTTGGTTGGCGAAAACGGCGCTGGTAAGTCAACATTAACTAAAATACTGGCAGGAGCCGTTACTCCGACAAAGGGAAAAATTGTCCTCGATGGAAAATCCATTAAGATCAATCATCCGAGAGACGGTGTAGCGCACGGCATCGCAATGGTGTTTCAGGAGACAAGTCTTGTGCCGTCGCTAACCGTTGCCCAAAATCTCTTTCTGGGAAAGGAAAAAGCTTTTAATCGGCTTCGGACGATTTACATAGCTGCGCAGCAATTTCTTCAATCTCTCAATTTTTCAGTTGATCCTTCGGTAGCCGTAGCGAGGCTTGGCGCAGCGCAAAAGCAGATGGTCGAGATCGCTAGGGCTGTGTATTATAATGCCCGCATAATCATTTTTGATGAACCAACTGCTCCATTGACGCCAGAAGAAAAACATCATTTTTTTTCCTTACTGAATCGCTTACGAGAAGCAGGTGTTGCAACAATATTCATAACACACGTGCTTGAGGAAGCATTGCAATCAGCAGATCGTATTACAGTGCTTCGTGATGGTGAAATAGTAGTAACCGATGCCGCTTCTAATTTTAGTAGAGATAGAATAGTTCAAGCCATGGTAGGTCGGCCGCTTGGTGGCGAACTTTATGATGTCAGCGCAAAAGGTAGGAAAAGAAGAAAAGCTGGTCGCAAGGTGTTAAGCGTTCAAAATTTGTCGATGCAGAATATTGTTCGGAACACCTCATTTTCAGTCTTCGCTGGCCAAATTACCGGAATTTTCGGTCTGGTAGGTTCCGGCAGAACCGAGACTGCAAAAATTATTTCCGGCGTTGTAAAGAGAGACCTCGTTCACGGTGGAGAAGTAAAATTAGAAGGTAGATCCGTCCGGTACAAAGTTCCGAAACCAGCCGTTAAGGACGGGATTATATATGTAACCGAAGATAGAAAGAGCGAGGGTTTTTTTGAGACAATGTCCATTGCAAGAAACATCTATATAGCTGCAATGACAGCCGGCCTGACAAAGAAGTTCGTCGTCAATATGAGTGAAATGCGTAAATTGGCAGAACATTGGACTAAAACACTCAACATCAAGGCAACGGATAGTAATGCTCGAGTTATAGAATTGTCTGGCGGAAATCAGCAGAAAGTGGTGATTGCGAAGGCGCTAGCTCAACGTCCGAAGCTGATCTTTTTCGATGAACCTACTCGTGGCGTAGATGTGGGAGCGATAACTGAAATTCACCAAATTATTAACAAACTTGCAGATGATGGCCTTCCGATTGTAGTCATTTCCTCGTATTTGCCTGAAATTCTGCATTTATCGGACCGAATTCTTGTTGCCCGTCAAGGGCGTATCGTTGAGGAATTCAACGCTGCTGACGCAACTGAGACAATGATAATGTATGCAGCAGTGCATTAA
- a CDS encoding sugar ABC transporter substrate-binding protein, protein MRMRRVLVYSLISVVIGAAMVNNALAAGVDDPARLDYYQALKGKKIVFVPCAMGFDLTEGWAATLKSLATDVGMVFSIRDPNWNIDAGAQAITSLITEKPDVIVVHNPDVNSYAKLIQRAEQAGIYVISVNMRSRMGSSGFVGADYTRIGEMQAERIVKFCGEGSGTSGKVAIVQGVITSGASGFARKGIENVLSKHPEIKIVADQAADWDATKARNITATILQANPDICGIIGMWDVMDTGTAAAVQEFNKRAKRDKPVYLNTSGGGAEFSCANVMNGTFDEVISYDVPGQGRDIFALISYLLQSKVKPGQYKVSILSPLHLINKQTIKADSCWDPAELKKE, encoded by the coding sequence ATGAGAATGAGAAGGGTACTTGTATACTCACTAATTTCAGTCGTTATTGGGGCAGCGATGGTTAACAACGCTTTGGCAGCGGGGGTTGATGATCCTGCGCGTCTCGATTATTATCAAGCACTCAAGGGAAAAAAGATTGTATTTGTTCCCTGTGCCATGGGCTTTGACCTGACGGAAGGTTGGGCCGCTACACTGAAGAGCCTTGCAACCGACGTGGGAATGGTTTTTTCGATACGAGATCCAAATTGGAATATCGATGCCGGGGCTCAGGCTATTACCTCCTTGATCACGGAGAAACCTGATGTAATCGTTGTTCATAATCCTGATGTGAATTCTTACGCCAAGCTAATCCAGAGAGCTGAACAGGCTGGTATTTATGTAATCTCGGTTAACATGCGATCGCGAATGGGAAGTTCCGGATTCGTAGGTGCTGACTACACACGGATCGGTGAAATGCAGGCAGAGCGAATTGTCAAGTTCTGCGGGGAAGGCTCGGGCACAAGCGGTAAGGTAGCCATAGTGCAGGGTGTTATCACTTCGGGAGCCAGTGGCTTTGCTAGGAAAGGTATCGAGAATGTTTTGTCTAAACATCCAGAAATAAAAATCGTTGCGGACCAAGCTGCGGACTGGGATGCGACAAAAGCCCGAAACATCACAGCAACAATTCTCCAAGCAAATCCTGATATTTGTGGGATTATTGGAATGTGGGACGTAATGGACACAGGTACGGCTGCAGCAGTCCAGGAATTTAATAAACGGGCAAAGCGGGATAAGCCGGTATATTTGAATACATCAGGTGGCGGCGCCGAGTTTTCCTGTGCCAACGTCATGAATGGGACCTTTGACGAAGTTATCTCCTATGATGTTCCTGGCCAAGGCCGTGATATTTTTGCTTTGATTTCATACTTGCTACAGTCTAAAGTAAAGCCAGGACAATACAAAGTTTCTATACTTTCACCATTGCACCTGATTAATAAACAAACCATTAAAGCTGATTCTTGCTGGGATCCTGCTGAATTAAAAAAGGAATAA
- a CDS encoding enoyl-CoA hydratase/isomerase family protein — MVSNLKYVVCKQEGRIAWVRFNRPEKLNALNPDLLRDLESAVAWCEEDRSVGVVVLIGDKKAFVAGADIEYMAKGDMALAYGLTDLTMRVQERLADLPKPTIAAISGYALGGGFEMSLCCDFRIAEDTATLGLPEITLGIIPGGGGTQRLPRLIGLGPAYRLIFLGERIGSQEAANLGLVDKVVPTDHLQDEARQFAFKLLELPPLALRAAKTAMRKGLNSSLKDGLQMEQDLFCMLFATQDQKEGMLAFLQKRKPDFKGT, encoded by the coding sequence ATGGTTTCCAATCTCAAGTATGTTGTGTGTAAGCAGGAAGGCAGGATTGCGTGGGTCAGATTTAACAGGCCAGAAAAGCTGAACGCCCTCAATCCAGATCTTCTCAGGGATCTTGAGTCTGCCGTAGCATGGTGCGAGGAAGATCGCTCCGTTGGTGTGGTTGTACTTATAGGCGACAAGAAGGCGTTTGTGGCAGGGGCCGATATTGAGTATATGGCAAAGGGAGATATGGCGCTCGCCTACGGCCTGACTGACCTTACAATGCGAGTTCAAGAGCGCCTCGCTGATCTACCAAAACCGACAATTGCAGCGATCTCCGGCTACGCTCTGGGCGGAGGATTTGAAATGTCCCTCTGCTGTGATTTTCGAATAGCGGAAGATACTGCTACACTCGGTCTTCCTGAGATTACCTTAGGGATAATACCGGGAGGTGGCGGCACACAGCGGTTGCCTCGGCTCATCGGTCTCGGCCCTGCTTATCGACTCATATTTTTGGGAGAAAGAATTGGTTCACAAGAAGCCGCCAATCTGGGACTTGTCGACAAGGTTGTGCCCACTGATCATTTACAGGATGAAGCACGACAATTTGCCTTTAAGTTGCTTGAGCTGCCACCTCTAGCTCTGCGCGCCGCAAAGACAGCGATGCGGAAAGGATTGAACTCATCCCTTAAGGATGGATTGCAGATGGAGCAGGATCTTTTTTGTATGCTTTTCGCGACTCAAGACCAAAAGGAAGGGATGTTAGCATTTCTTCAGAAACGTAAACCTGATTTCAAGGGTACATAG